The proteins below are encoded in one region of Halocatena salina:
- a CDS encoding ABC transporter permease: protein MKRGSIRSIDWLTVTLVLGGVLVCYYLGPLVALVLSVPLGDVIAKMSDPSVVQVVITSLCSATISTIVATVFGVPLSYWLSHSRSRGSSVIAGIVILPLVLPPIVSGMVLHMVFGPNAPIGRLAAAVGVQTWRSLLGVVLAQTFVASPFVVVTSLAAFSGVDPTLEDASRSLGKDRLTTVYRITLPLAMPGVVAGMALAFARAMGEFGATMIMAYHPETMPVRIWLAFSARGVDTAFPIAILLVLVSIVVLVVLNTVASNPWT from the coding sequence TGTTATTATCTCGGTCCGTTGGTGGCGTTGGTTCTGTCGGTTCCGCTAGGAGATGTCATCGCCAAGATGAGTGATCCCTCAGTGGTGCAGGTGGTGATTACGTCGCTGTGCAGCGCCACGATCAGTACGATCGTTGCCACCGTGTTTGGGGTGCCACTTTCCTACTGGCTCTCACACAGCCGGAGTCGAGGATCGAGCGTGATCGCCGGGATCGTGATCCTTCCGTTGGTGCTTCCGCCGATCGTGAGCGGTATGGTTCTCCACATGGTGTTCGGTCCGAACGCACCTATTGGCCGGTTGGCTGCCGCTGTCGGCGTACAGACGTGGCGCTCACTCCTCGGCGTCGTGCTCGCACAGACGTTCGTCGCTTCCCCGTTCGTCGTCGTCACCTCACTGGCTGCCTTCAGCGGAGTGGACCCGACTCTCGAAGACGCCTCCCGATCGCTCGGCAAAGACCGTCTCACGACCGTCTACCGGATCACGCTGCCGCTCGCGATGCCGGGAGTCGTCGCTGGAATGGCACTGGCGTTCGCCCGCGCGATGGGGGAGTTCGGTGCGACGATGATCATGGCTTACCACCCCGAAACGATGCCCGTGCGGATCTGGTTGGCGTTCAGCGCGCGAGGAGTGGACACGGCTTTTCCCATCGCGATACTACTCGTGCTCGTCTCGATCGTAGTGCTCGTCGTTCTGAACACTGTTGCCTCCAACCCCTGGACTTAA
- a CDS encoding ABC transporter ATP-binding protein, whose amino-acid sequence MLKLTDLVTSYDAFELGPIDLTVENEVLAVLGPSGSGKTTLLSTIAGIVDADGGTTTLNGTELTERPPEDRDVALVFQDGALFPHMTAEENIRYATTGTARIDALIETLELTGMLDRNVETLSGGERQRVALARSLATEPDALLLDEPLANLDAPIRRRLRHELWELFTSLDIPIVYVTHDQRDATVVSDRIAVIHDGKVHQVDTPPELFANPETPFVASFTGNVNVFRARVTDHDRLKWSGRQIHAPTDEHDIGQDVRFCIRPEHVSVAPSDVDHPNVFRGMITKNIYQGSSHHLSVQLKHSTDPVRLTLSPRTYDRLELAEREQLRIKLNTNYIHII is encoded by the coding sequence ATGCTCAAACTCACTGACCTCGTAACATCGTACGACGCGTTCGAACTCGGACCGATCGATCTCACCGTCGAAAACGAAGTGCTCGCTGTGCTCGGTCCATCGGGAAGCGGCAAAACCACGCTCCTCTCGACGATAGCGGGTATCGTTGATGCCGACGGCGGCACGACCACCCTGAACGGCACGGAACTCACGGAACGTCCGCCCGAAGACCGCGACGTCGCTCTCGTGTTTCAAGACGGTGCGTTGTTCCCACACATGACCGCCGAAGAGAATATCAGGTACGCCACAACGGGAACCGCGCGCATCGACGCGCTCATAGAAACGCTGGAACTCACGGGGATGTTGGATCGAAACGTAGAGACGCTTTCGGGTGGTGAGCGCCAACGCGTCGCGCTAGCGCGATCGCTCGCCACGGAACCCGATGCGTTGCTCCTTGACGAACCGCTCGCTAACCTCGATGCACCGATCAGACGACGACTGCGTCACGAGCTATGGGAGTTATTCACCTCGCTCGACATCCCCATCGTGTACGTTACCCACGATCAACGCGACGCCACCGTGGTCAGCGATCGGATCGCCGTCATTCACGATGGGAAGGTACACCAGGTCGACACCCCCCCTGAACTGTTCGCCAATCCCGAGACGCCGTTTGTCGCGTCTTTTACCGGGAACGTGAACGTGTTCCGCGCACGGGTCACCGATCACGACCGTCTCAAATGGAGTGGTCGACAGATCCATGCCCCCACCGATGAGCACGATATCGGGCAGGACGTTCGGTTTTGTATTCGACCGGAACACGTCTCCGTCGCTCCATCGGATGTGGACCACCCGAACGTCTTCAGGGGAATGATCACGAAGAACATCTATCAGGGTAGCTCCCATCATCTTTCCGTCCAGCTAAAACACTCGACTGACCCCGTTCGTCTCACGCTCTCGCCCCGAACGTACGACCGACTGGAGCTTGCTGAGCGAGAGCAACTACGAATAAAACTAAATACAAATTATATACATATAATATAG
- a CDS encoding IclR family transcriptional regulator: protein MFDSNHQRTVNATQTSFTVVEALAERDGRIGVTELASLLDIPKSTAYKHLITLCELGYVRKRGHEYELGIGFTDLGETARANDHLYITAKQHIDRLVSVTDQPAGIVVEQRGYAVDLYRSWPTSRSPEGWTNSRYLHCSAPGKAILAGLPDDRVTEIIERTDLPAKTDRTLATPSALREKLNRIAERGIAFERGEQRDGRRAVAVPVNREGRVIGAVYVAGSTDRMKSKRFEEDIPGIIISTVKQFVSDI from the coding sequence ATGTTCGATTCGAACCACCAACGGACGGTGAATGCGACCCAGACCAGTTTCACGGTCGTCGAAGCACTCGCAGAGCGGGACGGACGTATCGGTGTTACCGAGTTAGCATCCCTGCTCGACATCCCCAAAAGCACGGCGTACAAACATCTCATCACCCTCTGCGAGCTCGGGTACGTCCGTAAGAGGGGGCACGAATACGAACTGGGAATCGGGTTCACGGATCTCGGAGAGACTGCCCGGGCCAACGATCATCTCTACATCACAGCCAAGCAACACATCGATCGGCTCGTGTCGGTCACTGACCAACCTGCGGGGATCGTGGTCGAACAGCGGGGCTACGCTGTTGATCTCTACCGATCGTGGCCAACCAGCCGATCTCCAGAGGGGTGGACGAACTCGCGGTATCTGCACTGTAGCGCACCCGGAAAGGCGATTCTTGCGGGACTTCCCGACGACCGCGTCACCGAGATCATCGAGCGTACTGACCTCCCGGCGAAAACTGACCGCACCTTAGCCACGCCATCGGCGCTTCGAGAGAAACTGAACCGGATCGCAGAGCGGGGTATCGCGTTCGAACGCGGCGAACAACGGGACGGACGGCGGGCGGTGGCGGTACCCGTAAATCGGGAGGGACGCGTGATCGGGGCCGTTTACGTGGCCGGGAGTACTGATCGGATGAAAAGCAAGCGATTCGAAGAGGATATCCCAGGCATCATCATCAGCACTGTCAAACAGTTCGTTTCCGATATCTGA